One stretch of Lucilia cuprina isolate Lc7/37 chromosome 6, ASM2204524v1, whole genome shotgun sequence DNA includes these proteins:
- the LOC111687337 gene encoding synaptosomal-associated protein 29, whose translation MANNYLQPVNDHFGFSNTKLDDVDDDIFLNNSRSRTPLSDQGAVGGMAPRSTNPFEEEPEDYQRQLLEEKRRQIEARSLESTQKSLGLLYETEEVGKATAVELAKQREQLERTAKQLDDINASLRFSQRHLNGLKSVFGGLKNYLSGNRDQAPAASTPRSPSVSQISQQVDNNKPTNSMSNIGQTPKSPTEKYDNHPISRLRDDSSAQQQRQQQQQQRRNNPFEAQLEANLEEMCGNLSRLKGLATDLGTEIESQNELLDNMNYKIEDVDIKLSKQNKDIHKLLGKK comes from the coding sequence ATGGCCAATAACTATTTACAGCCTGTCAATGATCATTTTGGTTTTAGCAACACCAAACTGGATGATGTAGACGATGATATATTCCTGAACAACTCAAGATCTCGTACTCCACTTTCCGATCAAGGTGCAGTGGGAGGGATGGCGCCACGTAGTACTAATCCTTTTGAAGAAGAACCTGAAGATTACCAAAGACAGTTGCTAGAGGAAAAACGTCGTCAAATTGAGGCTCGTAGTTTGGAATCAACACAAAAGAGTTTGGGTTTACTGTATGAGACCGAAGAGGTGGGTAAAGCCACAGCTGTTGAGCTGGCCAAACAAAGAGAACAATTGGAACGAACTGCCAAACAATTGGATGACATTAATGCCTCGCTAAGATTTAGTCAGCGTCACTTGAATGGTCTGAAAAGTGTATTTGGTGGTTTGAAAAATTATCTCTCCGGCAATCGTGACCAAGCTCCTGCAGCTTCAACACCACGTTCACCCAGTGTTAGTCAAATATCTCAGCAAGTAGACAATAACAAACCCACAAATAGTATGAGTAATATCGGACAAACCCCTAAATCACCCACTGAGAAATATGACAATCATCCCATATCCCGTTTACGCGATGATTCATCCGCTCAACAGCAGcgccagcagcagcaacaacaaagacGCAATAATCCCTTTGAGGCTCAACTGGAAGCCAATCTAGAGGAAATGTGTGGTAATCTGTCACGTTTAAAGGGTTTAGCCACCGATTTGGGTACAGAAATTGAATCACAAAATGAACTACTCGACAATATGAATTATAAAATTGAAGATGTGGACATTAAGTTAAGCAAGCAGAATAAGGATATACACAAATTGTTGGGCAAGaagtaa
- the LOC111687334 gene encoding hydroxysteroid dehydrogenase-like protein 2, producing the protein MINTGKLAGRTLFVTGASRGIGKAIALKAARDGANIVVAAKTAEPHPKLPGTIYSAAEEIEKAGGKAHPCIVDVRDENAVRSAVQEAVAKFGGIDILVNNASAISLTGTLQTEMKRFDLMHQINTRGTFLVSKECLPYLMKSNHAHILNLSPPLNLNPKWFAPHVAYTMAKYGMSMCVLGMSEEFRDKGIAVNALWPRTAIQTAAIEMLTGPDSSKWSRKPEIVSDAAYAILIKEPKEATGKFFIDDEVLQANGITDLKQYACDPNMSDKLMMDFFLEEPSYTSLDQPTETPASSSSGAASGNIPQLFSKIESLLSAEIVSKTQAVYQFNITGNEKGTWFLDLKNGAGSCGEGAPSCQADAVLTMKDKNFSDMFAGKLKAAPAFMTGKLKITGDLQKAMKLEKLMKALKSKL; encoded by the coding sequence ATGATTAACACCGGTAAATTAGCAGGCAGAACCTTATTTGTAACTGGTGCTTCTCGTGGTATTGGCAAAGCTATTGCCTTAAAGGCAGCCCGTGATGGTGCTAATATTGTAGTGGCTGCTAAAACCGCTGAACCACATCCCAAATTACCCGGTACGATTTATTCGGCAGCTGAGGAAATTGAAAAAGCTGGCGGTAAGGCTCATCCTTGTATTGTCGATGTTCGAGATGAAAATGCAGTACGTTCTGCTGTGCAGGAGGCTGTGGCGAAATTTGGTGGCATTGACATTTTGGTAAATAATGCTAGTGCCATTTCTTTGACGGGCACTTTACAAACTGAAATGAAAAGATTTGATTTAATGCATCAAATCAATACCCGTGGTACATTTTTGGTTTCGAAAGAGTGTTTGCCCTATTTAATGAAATCTAATCATGctcatattttaaatctttCTCCTCCTCTGAATTTGAATCCCAAATGGTTTGCTCCTCATGTGGCTTACACCATGGCCAAGTATGGCATGTCTATGTGTGTTTTGGGCATGAGTGAAGAATTCCGTGATAAGGGTATTGCCGTCAATGCCTTGTGGCCACGTACTGCTATACAAACTGCCGCCATTGAAATGTTAACCGGTCCGGATAGCTCTAAATGGTCACGCAAACCAGAAATTGTGTCCGATGCTGCCTATGCCATTTTAATCAAGGAGCCCAAAGAAGCCACTGGCAAATTCTTTATTGATGATGAGGTTTTACAAGCCAATGGTATTACTGATCTTAAGCAATATGCCTGTGATCCCAATATGTCGGATAAATTAATGATGGATTTCTTTTTGGAAGAACCCTCTTACACCTCATTGGATCAACCAACGGAAACACCAGCCTCCAGCTCTTCAGGCGCCGCGTCCGGTAATATACCACAACTTTTTAGCAAAATTGAGTCTTTGCTTTCGGCCGAAATTGTCAGCAAAACACAGGCTGTTTATCAGTTCAATATCACAGGCAATGAGAAGGGCACCTGGTTTTTGGATTTGAAAAATGGTGCTGGTTCTTGTGGTGAAGGAGCCCCCTCCTGTCAAGCTGATGCTGTGCTCACCATGAAAGATAAGAATTTCTCTGACATGTTTGCTGGCAAGTTGAAGGCTGCACCTGCTTTTATGACTGGAAAATTGAAAATCACGGGAGATTTGCAAAAAGCCATGAAATTGGAAAAACTTATGAAAGCTTTAAAATCGAAGTTATAA